A stretch of DNA from Esox lucius isolate fEsoLuc1 chromosome 18, fEsoLuc1.pri, whole genome shotgun sequence:
AAAGAGGGCGACAACATTAGAGTAGCGTGGCCATAATGAATGCCGTGAAGTCTCACAATCTAAGCGTTTTCATCGGGCTTCAAGGTTAACCAAAGTCTGTTTGCTCTCCGGCCATGGTGCTACTATCTCTCTGTAACGTCATGTCCTGACCTAAACATACGACTTGGTCCCCAACAAAGTCCATTAGGGCTGGGCCCGTGTCAGAGGACTTCATGGGACATTGTGGAGATTGCCTGTTgacacaaactgaaatattcccCTGTGCTATTGTTCCAAAAACATTCTGTCCAACAGGCCTTGCATTGCCGTCATTTTCACGACGTTAGAATGGGAGCTTGcctacaaaacaatgtaatcaGTTAGTGTTTGCATCTGTAGTCTGTCAGGGTATCAAAttgaatattgtgttttctatgtTTTCCCAACACTTTGGTTTCTGGGACCAGTCTGATGGCTTGGTCTTTTATGCAGGGAGGTGTTCTGATCCGGACTCCTTGCAGAGAAGAAACTGCGTGTGGGAGTGCTTACAGACTGTTCTGTTCCAGCTGTCATCTCTGGGCTGGGATGTTTAACAGACAGTTTAGTTAGCTAACTAGCCGCTAGTACATCTCACACAAACATGCTGTGAGTCTAATTTCAGAATGATGTGTAGACAAACAGGGAGAACTGCTGAACACTGATATTTTCTTTACATGGCTGTGTTCAGTGTTGAATTGCATCACTGCATTTCACGTGTTGAATGAACTCCTgactttgtatttatttatagtcTTCTACAGTCATTTTCTCTGTAAAGTACACTGATGCTGGTCATGTTTAAGTCATTAAAATGGAGAAGAGTATATATTATGACATTTAAAAGCCATCCTCtgctttaatacattttagtcattagcTGACACTCTGCTCAGGAAGAACTCTGAGTAGggaatgcattctgttcatCCATTTTCTGGTCCCTTGTGGATCATTGCACCAAAGCTCAACTTAGTGAGACTCCTCATTCCCAAACCCAATCACAGCCCCACTTTCAACAATAGTATATATTTCCTGTCTGAGGTAAGATTTGAACTTGCTTTAACATCTAAGTTCAGAGGAagtgagacccccccccccccccacacacacacacacacacacatacaaaaggCTGGTTCATAAAATCAAGGATCTAAGCAGACAAGAACCAGTTGTTAGCACTGCCTGTAAGAGAGCCACTTTGTTAAGGAGAATGGAGCTGACCTTATTTAATAtgctattttattataatagtaaatGGGGTCATTAAATCATCTGTTCATTGTCCTGCCACTCTTTGGCCTGACAAGGGAAGAGACATTCAGGTGATTTGAAAGGATCCTGTATTAGTCTCTCTTGTGAAATTCCCTCAGTTGTACGTCATAACGGGACAAATGAGTAATCCATTTGGTTTATCAGTTGGATGGGAAAATGGTGCTGCTTTGGTGTTtataaaattgttatttttagctcagaaacacacacacacacacacacacacacacacatgaataccCTCATGGTCTGTCAGTTTAATTTTAATTCACTTTGAAAGgcattacatttcattatgAAATGGTAGTTTGTTTGGAATGGAGGACTAGAATATGACCTCCTGTTaatgacagagagaaaacaagggGCTGAGAGGAAGGAACGGAAGATGGGACGGTTGCAGGCAGTCTGGTAGGGTTTCGGACGAGGAACTCAAGTCACTCCTTCAAATTTAGACCCGCAGGGAAATCTGTTCCCTTGAGCAAGGGATTTAACCTGCATTGCTTCTGTATATTGGTTAAAAGAACATTTAGGAGTGGAGAAAgtcaggagggaggagaggttatTTTTAATCCCGATAAGACCTTCTCCTGTTCTAGAGACGCTGTAGTAATGTAAACAATCAAGATATATTTAAACCTGAGATGAtgtcacacccacacatacacacacccacacatacacacaaaccttGGTCCATAACAAATCGGTTTGCATGGCGACGCTGTGCGGTGAGTAAAGGATTAGTGCTCTCTGTTAATCTCTACAGTACAGTTCTACTGTGTCAGTCACTCTAATGATTGTTCTACAGCGCTGTTGTTCCCCCTCCTGTATaatatgttgttcttgtctgttttaATATTCGGACAATAGTTTCATTGTGAACTCAGCAgctttaaaacacacactgtttcCCACGGCCTTCCTGCAGAGCTGGTTTGTGCTCCAGACAATGGGTCAGGTCTGTATGTATGTCAAACAAGCCTGCACACATGCACTGCTCCAAGGGCACAGTTAAATCAcacgttgagaacaaaatgacataaaagtcaatggaaaccaaaatcaccaaccgattgaggatACAATCTCAGACTGAAAATCAacataaacaattgaaatcacaggctgttccaacttgtgtggaTTTCATCACagtaactcataatgtgactcagtggtgtgtttggcccccatgtgcctgtatgcactcctgacaatgtctgggcatgttcctgatgggatggcagatggtgtcctgggggatctcctcccagacctggatcagagcatcagtgagctcctggacagcccatggtgctacttggcggcatcTGATGCACTGATACAAAACGTCCCGGAGGTTCACAATGtgattcaggtctgaggaacatgagggccagtcaatggcattgattccttcttcatccaggaactgcctacacactctggccacgtgaggctgggcattgtcacTGCACCaacgtaaggtctgacgatgggtctctGGATTTCATCTCTGTGCCGAACACCCaccagggtaccgttggctaacaTGTGGCGTCTCTGTGACCCTCGAGGTtcatgcctccccagaccaccactgacccaccgccaaactggtcaaaCTGAATGATGttgcagcataacgttcaccacagtgtctccagactctttcacatatgtcacgtgctcagtgtgaaccggctctcatctgtgaagggaACGGCGTGCCAATGTTCTCTGGCCAATGCCAATCGAGcggcacagtgctgggctgtgagcacaggtctcaCTAGAGGAAGGGGTCTCCTCAGGCctccctcatggagtctgtttctgaccgtttggtcagaaacagactcacCATTAGCCAGCTGGGGGTCATTTTGTGGGGCTCTGgaagtgctcctcctgttcctcctcacacaaaggagccgATACCGGTCctgttgctgggttgatgcccttctatggccctgtccagctctccttgtgtaacagcccatctcctggtatctcctccatgctcttgagactgtactgagtgacacatatggatgtgccatcctggaggagctggactacctgcgCAACCTGagtgggctgcaggtaccacctcatgctaccagtagtgacatggacactagcaaaacaaaactagagaagaatcagccaaggaggataaggagagagcaattgcctGTGGCCACCCCTTGTAAAACTATTTCCTTTTTTCAGGGTTGTCTTGCAGtttcctctccagtgcacctgttgtcactcaTCTGCACCAAAAcgggtgacattgattcacaatcgcttctgcttcctaactggacagattgataaccCTGACGTTTAATTGACCTGGTGTTATATTGTTGTACGTGTTCCCTTTGTTTGTTTGAGCAgtttaaatgaaacatttagtCTTTGTTAATCACAAAGTACGTTTACATGTACTCAGAATTTAACTGGTTGTAATGGTTTTGCTACTGGTAGACAATGTATAGGGACAGAATACACCAATTCTACACAATGTTGACCTGAATACTATAATGACTCTGATTCTGGACCAACCCACCTCAGTGAGTGGAATTATTTCCAGTATTCTGTCCTGGAATTACACACAGCAATGAACAAGCAGCCCATTGTGATGTCATCAATCTGAACTCTATGTAGACCACCACCTTCTTAACATGATTAAAGATACATGCGTATTTCTAGACACTTGCTATGTCGGTCTGTATAAACACGTAATAGGTTGTCGTTTTCTCTTATGAAGATATTTACTTTCTGTTCCTCCTTTTTTTTCCCTGTCTTCTCTATGTCTCTGTGGGTTTTACTCTCTCTTCTCCACTTATCAATAATCTCCTCTTCTAATCTCTCCGGTACCATCAGCGAGTGAGAGATGGACTCAATCAATGCACAGTCTGCTTCACTTTTGTTGGTGTAGGGTTACATCTTGTCAATACAGGGGTGGATAACACATCTTAGACCCTTAGTGACTGTAAGACACCAGATATCTGCACGCACGCAGACAACAGAGCGGTAACCATGGTGTCCTGGTCGAATTCTCCggttcatttcaaatcaaagtTCATTGGTCACTTGGACAGTTAGGCGGCAGTGACGGGATGAGTGAATTACTCCAACACTGCAGTAGTACTTCAAACAAATAGGAAAAGTATTCTCCCGTATCTAGTCTTGCGCATCTTGTCTCATTTTCTAATGCGTTTTACTCACGGTTTCAGTACTAAGTTCAGTATTAGATTCACCATTTTAACCATGGATGACATACAATTTAGTTAAATAACTGTCAGTGGTTTCTATTCAAAGCAGGAGGAGATGTTGAGGTTGGACTTCAGACCTTCTCCCTGGCTTTGACTAATGCCCTCCTCCTCAAACCCCCTCCACTGCAGGTGAAGAAGCGCCAGCAGGCAGTGGTGGGTTTTCTGGAGGCCAACAGGATCTCCTTCCAGGAGGTGGACATCACCaatgtggaggagaggaggctgTGGATGTACCAACACATCCCCCCAGACAGACACCCCGACAAGGGAAATCCCCTGCCACCGCAGATCTTCAACGACGACCGCTACTGTGGGGTAAGGAGCACGGATGGGCCGGCTAGCCATCCGCTTACGCTAGCTATCCGCTTACGCTAGCCATCCGCTTACGCTAGCCATCCGCTTACGCTAGCCATCCGCTTACGCTAGCCATCCGGTCGCGCTGTGTCATCTGCGTACTGCACCGCTGGGTAATCTCGTGCTGTGCCTCTTACTGATGCtgtttgttgtagttttgactGAAGGATGCTGTGTGGTCTGTGTTTCACCAGGACTATGAAGACTTCTTTCAGTCCAAGGAGAATGACACTGTATTTACGTTCCTAGGCCTCAGCTCCCAGCCCTCGGTAAAGgtctgaaacaaacacacacacacacacacacacacacacacacacagtctccctcTTTGCAAGGATCAGGTCGGACATTGAGACTCCTGtatcatacactcacctaaaggattattaggaacacttgttcaatttctcactaatgcaattatctaatcaaccaatcacatggcagttgcttcaatgcatttaggggtgtggtcctggtcaagacaaactcctgaactccaaactgaatgtcagaatgggaaagaaaggtgatttaagcaattttgagcatggcatggttgttggtgccagacgggccggtctgagtatttcacaatctgctcagttactgggattttcacgcacaaccatttctagggtttacaaagaatggtgtgaaaagggaaaaacatccagtatgcggcagtcctgtgggcaaaaatgccttgttgatgctagaggtcagaggagaatgggtcgactgattcaagctgatagaagagcaactttgactgaaataaccactcgttacaactgaggtatgcagcaaagcatttgtgaagccacaacacgcacaaccttgaggcggatgggctacaacagcagaagaccccaccgggaaccactcatctccactacaaataggaaaaagaggcttcaatttgcaccagctcaccaaaattggacagttgaagactggaagaatgttgcctggtctgatgagtctcgatttctgttgagacatacagatggtagagtcagaatttggcgtaaacagaatgagaacatggatccatcatgccttgttaccactgtgcaggctggtggtggtggtgtaatggtgtgggggatgttttcttggcacactttaggccccttagtgccaattgggcatcgtttaaatgccacggcatacctgagcattgtttctgaccatgtccatccctttatgaccaccatgtacccatcctctgatggctacttccagcaggataatgcaccatgtcacaaagctcgaatcattcctaattggtttcttgaacatgacaatgagttcactgtactgaaatggcccccacagtcaccagatctcaacccaatagagcatctttgggatgtggtggaacgggagcttcgtgccctggatgtgcatcccacaaatctccatcaactgcaagatgctatcctatcaatgtgtgccaacatttctaaagaatgctttcagcaccttgttgaatcaatgccacgtaggcagttctgaaggcgaacggggggtcaaacacagtattagtatggtgttcctaataatcctataggtgagtgtagatctcagtgtttttgttttgtaggACAACTATGTTGTTTGGAGGAGCACACTTTCATTGGTGTCACAGTGGGGCTGAATATCTTCTGCCAAAAGTCTTCCTCAGATCCAGACTTCTATCTGACATCAGCAGGACACGGTCATTTCTTTTGAAAATCAGCATCTGATTTGAATAGGATTCGGGGTTGGCCAGATCTGATCCAAAACATGTCAGTTTGATTGGGTCTAAATTATCTCACACCCAAATTTGTGAGAAACACATAATGCTTGCTTCATTGCCTTGCAAACTTCCTAAACAATTTTGATTTGCCGGGCTGTTACTGTTGTAGGCTGGCCTGTCTGGTACgtagtttattttgtattttaataacagcatctgtcatttaaaatgtcaagaCAAGAAGGGAATTTGTGTCAGGGAGAGAATCAGGATGAATGCTGAAAGAACCCATCCTAAACCATATATTTCAGATTTGGATTGTATATTATCACACAGATCTGAGTCTGATACCAAATTGGATTTGTGTATATCCGTAAAGACCTGTACTTGGTGCATTCAAGACAACACATGTCTTAACCTAGCTGTGTTTCCCTCCATATCTCCAGTCTGAGATGGAAAAACAGTCTGAAGATTCAATTGTCGTGCAGACGTCGTGTGGCCTGACGCCACATTGTCTGACTGCATCCCTGTACCACAATGTAGTGCTCTACTTTTACTGGGGACCATGGGCTCTAAAGTAATGCACTAGATGAGAAATGGAGTTCCATTTGGTTGACCTATGTTCCACAGACCATCATTAACCCGGATCATTAGATTTTCTCTCAATCACATGCCTGATCTGTCTCCTGTCTGGCAGCTGATTGGATAACTGGTTAATTAGTTGGGCTGTGATTAACGGGAGACCTTCAAGGAGGGCAGTGGCTCtccaatggcaccctattccctgtacaTTGTACTCCCTTTTTGGCCCTactggtcctggtcaaaagtagtgccctataTGGGAAtattgtgccatttgggacactgacTTAGTTTGGTTGTTGATGGCTTTTAATACGTTTCTTTTCTTGATGTTGCTGACAGAGAGAACATTGTGGTCTTTCACTCTCGCTTCCTGCTCCTGAAAATAAAGCCTCAATTATTATCATATAATATGATATAGTATGATTATCATATAATAATATACCACAATATGGATCAGAGATTGATTTGACTGATAAACCTTTTCTGTCTCTTATGTCGTCAGGACTCCGAGTCGTAAGGGGTGGGATGAACCCCTGTGGAATCAGAGATAATCACATCCTGTATTCAATCACTTCCTGTATTGCATCACTTCCCCACCCTGACGATGCCACCATGTTGCTATAaaggaaaagaaacaaacaaaaacactcagATGTTTTTGACCTCCACCTGAAAAGAaatctccctccttcctctgtACCTGCAGGCCTCAAACAGATGTTTTCACCGTAAAGATGGAAAGAAGTCTCACCTGAGTTGTTGTGCCCTTATAGCTTCTATTCCAGCATGGCCAGGTCCACTGAGTCCACATCCAATGTTTAGTAGTCCATTTTAGCACAACTCATTGGCTGAGGTGTCTGGATGATGGATTTGCCTGATGGCCCGGTTGGAGTCATTGGAAGGGGTCAGCCATTGGCAAACTGGGATCTGCCTATGCTGGAACAGATGCTGTAAGGGCACAGAAACCCAGATCATCAGCCAATGGAGTTGGAAGTCCAACCATTTTAACCTCATGGAAATGGCAGAATCCTTCAGTAGCAATGTACATGTTAGAGCATGTTTTCCTGTTTAAGTCTTCTGACCACCTCTATTGGTTTCCTATAGTGCCACGAGGGGGAGGGGCTTCAGGCAAAGATGTGGAATTCCAGGCAATGGTTCAACCCCACAGCAATGGACACTGACATTCTAATTCACTTTTCTTCCtgcatatatattatttttgtattttattttttacagatgCTGTTACCCATGCTGATCTAGTGTTCAGTGGGGGCAATATGTATTAGCAGAAAAATAATGGTGTATTTTTTTTGGTCAGTTGTTCATAACAATATGTAGCCTATATCTTTGGTCAATAGCAGGATATTCATGTAGCGCCCTGGTCAGTGTTTAGTAGGCTGTTCTGCAGACAGTAACCGGAGACTGTGTTAATGAAGACTGTGTTCAGTAACCGGAGACTGTGTTAATGAAGACTGTGTTCAGTAATGGGAGAGTATGTAGCAGAAACTGAGAAGTTGGTCATGTCTGGCCATTGCACTTACACTTTAATCccccccttttctctttctgtctttttcatgCTCCTTTGCTCACAAATTGCCTCTGCCTCCCCCATTCCTgacccctctccctctgtctctcatatTAAATtaacatggatggatggataattgtttaatgtttacACATAATTATCTCAAACTAGCCCTTGtgcccacagacacacgcatacacctcaccctctcccccacaccctctccctctctctctctctctctctcccactctctctctctctctctctctctctctctctctctctctctctctctctctctctctctctccccccccccacacccactctctctctcccccactctctctctctcatttgtctcttagtctctctctcatctcttcaCTTTCTCAGAGATGCATGTCTACTGAATGTAGCACCGTCTTGTGGTTGGAAAACTAGAACCTTTTAATTGGACATTCTACCCTTTGTTCCCCACCTGACTGAAAATACATTCCTTTATTACTTTATAGTAGTTAGATCTATAGAATAAACAGTAGCAGAGGATTTATATAAACTGGTCATGTTTACACCCCTTGGCCCTGACAATCACTACAGGCTTTTTTCCTGGacccaaattaaaatgttagttCTGGGATTCCACTGATTATTCCGGAGATTTAACATTTAGCTAAAAACTGATGCATTATGTTAGTTGCCTTTTGTATTTAACAAAGTTTCAAAACTGCAGTGTGTCTTGGGTAAATTGTTCTGACAAACTGCTAGTTGACTGTTCTTAGTGATTCTTGACTTCCTGCTCAGCTATAACTATAGATTTTACAAGCtttttgtttgtgaatgttgtTCTACTTGTGAATTTTTATGTTGTCTGATTTtgatcaataaaatacatttctaaatccGAAAACCTGTCTGTGCTATCTGGCAGAGTTGGAAGCGCCACCTACTTTTAGAAAAGACCAtgtgactggctgactgatctacaaatagTAATGAGTTATTTCCAGTTATTCGTAGATCGGCCTGTCTGTGGTTGACTCCAGTTGTTTTGataaaacctagagaggaaccaggctcagaggggtgacagtCCTATTCTGACTGTGCTGGgttaacattttaagagtactagttgtaataattaataaatgcatgtgggctatgtccagagtctataaaacctaatacAGGTCAGACggatgaccagatggacaaggttGGGAGGGGGGTcagcagactggcagctggaatcgtcaggtatcaacttgatctgcaacacaccAAGGAgggctttggacagggacagcaatgagtctttagagcctggtactcaggttgtgtgggccaagacctcatgtcctcttaagtttaaacagggcaggagacgaGGAACATTTAGATACCCGGTGGGGCTCCTTTGgggaggtttcctactgagatgtcattgcaGATTGTCCATTGGTTGCAGTCCCTGTGATTGGCACATCTTGAGACATCGCTGTGGGGTAAAGTTTGTCAGCCCTCAGGAGCCCCTTAACAGTGGAATAAGGCTATTGCAAGGGtagaaaaatgttttgcaatagagttagggttagggttaggttcagtTTAAGCATAAAGGCAAGGTTATTGAGAggagtgttagggttaggtgaggGTTAGCAGACCatacaaaaatagaaaatagatcTTAATTTCTCTTCCTTGGTTTGACCATCTTTGATTGATACTTTAAGATAAAACCTTTGAGGTGGACTCTGAAGATCAACAGTATTAGCAGGCCAGGCAGCAGGATGAAATGACGGGGGCggaattttgttttataaatgagGGGACACACCAAATTCATAACCATTTacagtgtttatggggaaacatGGGGGGGAGATTCTATTTGAGGGGCAATGCCCCCTTTTGACACCCTGTGGGAATGGGCCTGAGTATTCGATTGACCGCCATAAACACTGTGTGGGATCACTTGGACAAGgaaaagaacaaaaagaaaTAATGTCAAGATGACCACAAGACTGCTGGATAAAACTAAATCTCAGTCTCCAAGGGAGgccacacaaaaacagacttcCCCTGACTGTCAGACATGAGAGGATCGTCATGGTGTTCAGACTGTAATGACTGAATGTGTCCATAGACCTGACATGCTGTCTGGTGTAGAACCACAGTCACCTTTAATAATACACACAGTATTCAACTTGGGTCAGGGTTTCTGCCAGTTCTAGACAACTTAATAGGACAGAATACACACCTATGCAGGAGTTTACTTGCATTTACATACATACTAGAATGTTTGTTCTGTGTAGCCTTATTTTCACTCTGTGTGCTTGTAGTATGTTTTGTTACAGAGAAAATGACTTGTCATGTTTTGcttcagttgtcacaaaatacAATATTATGTCTTATAACAGGCATACATTCTTCATAACGCATTGTATTCATCCATtgctcattttatttttctaacaaCATTTCTGTAATATTAAATACACATGCTTCCCTACATAAATTAAGATAATTGTTAACTTTATATTTTTAACCAGTAGAGGTCAGTATTGTCATGTACTAAATCTAAGGTCATGACCTAGAGGTATTCAATAACACTGGAAGTCCACAGAATACAAAAAAGACTTGCAAATATTCAACAGTCTTATGGCATGTGGGAACAAACTGACCCGGGACCAGTTTGTTGTGGACCAGATGCTCCTGTACCTCCTGCCAGATGGAAACAGGGAGACCAGCTCAGGTCTGGAGTGAGTGGGGTCCTTGATGATGCACAGGATCTTCCTCCATCACCTCTGGGTGTACAGGTGCTGCAGAGATGTGAAACAGCCAATCAGGAAACTACAAGATGCAGCTGTAGAGGTTGGGGTGTATCCTGGAGTCCATGTCGAAACTGTTTAGTCGTCTGAGGTAGAAGAGACGTTTCCTCGAATCCTTGACAGCGATGCTCGAGCAGAGAGGCCAGGACAGAACGAGATGTTTCCTCGCCTCCTTGACAGGACAAAACGTTGCTGATGTTGACCCAGTAAAACCTGATTATTTCTAAGCACACGTGTAGCTTTTGCAGGGAGTCTCGTTTTACAGCAGTTTGTGTCACATCAAAAACATGGCAGTCTACACATTCAGACTGAAGGACATGTGATGTGTTTAGTAACATTAGCTATGCTAGCTAACCTGTCAACAGTAGCTTTgtctatttttacatttaatctgaATTGTACCTACAGTCCATAGTTTTGGAACTTAaaacttgaaataattaatgtttttcCTCCTTTTTATTTAAACCTATTTACTTCACGAGCCGACGACTCAATCCTAAAGCTGTTATGACGCTGAACTATTTGATGTTATGATTGCATGGACATACTGGTGATGATTGGTTGGATTCACAGGACAGGATTCTCCATTCATCTTTATCTTCCCACTAAAAATGTGTGGTGTGACCCAGATCAACACCGGCCCaaagactgtaaaaaaatatggacTTAGTTACCTTGACGACACACTCAGGTGTCTGAAGATTTTTGGCGGAGATTGCCATCACCATTTTGTAGCGCGTCACTTGACCTAACTCCCACATAACCAAAAATGGACAAAAGAGGTGGGGCATGGGTGCAGCTGAGGTGCCTGGTTGctaaaacaacgcccacctagCGCGACATTACCAAG
This window harbors:
- the sh3bgrl2 gene encoding SH3 domain-binding glutamic acid-rich-like protein 2 isoform X2 gives rise to the protein MVIKVYIASSSGSVLVKKRQQAVVGFLEANRISFQEVDITNVEERRLWMYQHIPPDRHPDKGNPLPPQIFNDDRYCGDYEDFFQSKENDTVFTFLGLSSQPSDSES
- the sh3bgrl2 gene encoding SH3 domain-binding glutamic acid-rich-like protein 2 isoform X1, with translation MVIKVYIASSSGSVLVKKRQQAVVGFLEANRISFQEVDITNVEERRLWMYQHIPPDRHPDKGNPLPPQIFNDDRYCGDYEDFFQSKENDTVFTFLGLSSQPSVKDSES